From Streptomyces sp. NBC_01754, a single genomic window includes:
- a CDS encoding DUF2786 domain-containing protein: protein MEPVIDQACAAALYSADDAGLDTGASLLAADPSADEAAQRRGEEFVRRAWERGWQPADVVRVVRRELDESRASLAAALITAETARYDRLPPRWADQIAELPAPAPRNRPDRFGYASALLELYRLLLRLPAIEPVGPPPGRAADTPHLPPAHGEPRTLTRIRALLAKAEATGFPEEAEALTTKAQELMARHSVDEALLAARTHGAGGPGARRIGVDAPYESAKAVLLDSVASANRCRAVWDGDLGFTTVVGFEADLEAVELLFTSLLVQGTAAMATAEAGQRAGGRRRTKTFRQSFLMAYAQRLGSRLAADTARVTAAADTAPADGGPDAPGGLLPVLAARDAAVTETAERMFPRTTTSRVRGVSDAEGWTQGTAAADRARTGGHAPGIGR, encoded by the coding sequence ATGGAACCGGTGATCGACCAGGCATGCGCGGCGGCCCTCTACTCGGCGGACGACGCCGGTCTGGACACCGGCGCCTCCCTCCTCGCCGCCGACCCGTCCGCCGACGAGGCGGCGCAGCGCAGGGGCGAGGAGTTCGTGCGACGGGCCTGGGAACGCGGCTGGCAGCCCGCCGACGTCGTCCGGGTCGTCCGGCGCGAGCTGGACGAGAGCCGGGCCTCGCTCGCCGCGGCGCTGATCACCGCCGAGACGGCGCGGTACGACCGGCTGCCGCCCCGCTGGGCCGACCAGATCGCCGAACTCCCGGCCCCCGCGCCCCGCAACAGGCCCGACCGCTTCGGCTACGCCTCCGCGCTGCTGGAGCTGTACCGGCTGCTGCTCCGGCTCCCGGCGATCGAACCGGTCGGCCCGCCGCCCGGCCGGGCGGCCGACACCCCGCACCTGCCGCCCGCGCACGGCGAACCCCGGACGCTCACCCGGATCCGGGCCCTGCTCGCGAAGGCGGAGGCGACCGGTTTCCCCGAGGAGGCGGAAGCCCTCACCACCAAGGCCCAGGAGCTGATGGCCCGGCACAGCGTCGACGAGGCGCTGCTCGCCGCCCGTACGCACGGCGCCGGCGGTCCGGGTGCGCGCCGGATCGGCGTCGACGCCCCGTACGAGAGCGCGAAGGCGGTGCTGCTCGACTCCGTCGCCTCGGCGAACCGCTGCCGGGCCGTGTGGGACGGTGACCTGGGGTTCACCACGGTCGTCGGCTTCGAGGCGGACCTGGAGGCCGTGGAACTCCTCTTCACCTCGCTGCTGGTCCAGGGCACCGCCGCCATGGCCACGGCGGAGGCCGGGCAGCGGGCCGGCGGGCGTAGGCGGACCAAGACCTTCCGGCAGTCCTTCCTGATGGCCTACGCCCAGCGCCTCGGCAGCCGGCTCGCGGCGGACACCGCCCGGGTGACGGCGGCGGCCGACACCGCCCCCGCCGACGGCGGGCCTGACGCCCCGGGCGGGCTGCTGCCGGTGCTGGCGGCCCGGGACGCCGCTGTCACCGAGACGGCGGAGCGGATGTTCCCCCGGACCACCACCTCCCGGGTGCGCGGGGTGAGCGACGCCGAGGGCTGGACACAGGGCACGGCCGCCGCTGACCGGGCGAGGACGGGCGGTCACGCACCCGGAATCGGCCGGTGA
- a CDS encoding bifunctional 3'-5' exonuclease/DNA polymerase, whose product MTERWALAPTEGGGARLVPLGRDGLPAGPVLAEPDLAEAVRSRPGVVRWVWRSTAEVYPRLLAAGVRVERCYDVECAEQLLLGHEGRLGEPRSAAAAFARLCDAPVPPDPPPRPAEPGSQSSLFEPPSGTTVPFDALLRVYAEQLRRHDAAEHPGRMRLLTAAESAGLLVAAEMHGTGLPWRADVHREVLDELLGERYAGGGEPRRLAEAADEVSAAFGRRVRPDLPADVVKAFAQAGAKVRSTRRWELEKVDHPAVEPLIRYKKLYRVWTAHGWSWLTDWVREGRFRPEYQPGGTVSGRWTTNGGGALQIPRVIRRAVVADTGWRLVVADADQMEPRVLAAISRDRGLMEVAGHEGDLYTALSDRAFHGDRDHAKIALLGAVYGQTSGDGLKNLAALRRRFPRAVAYVDEAARAGEEGRLVRTWLGRTSPPAAGAGEHEEAGIPQESGHPTAGGSAEEYGTTPGYASSDSRARGRFTRNFVVQGSAADWALLLLAALRRTLTAQRMRAELVFFQHDEVIVHCPAEEAPAVVEAIRAAGELAGLTAFGETPVRFPFTTAVVERYSDAK is encoded by the coding sequence ATGACCGAACGCTGGGCCCTGGCACCCACGGAGGGAGGCGGTGCGCGCCTCGTACCGCTGGGGCGGGACGGCCTGCCCGCCGGTCCCGTCCTGGCCGAGCCCGATCTCGCCGAGGCCGTCCGCTCCCGCCCCGGCGTGGTCCGCTGGGTCTGGCGCTCGACGGCCGAGGTCTACCCCCGGCTGCTCGCGGCGGGCGTCCGGGTCGAGCGGTGTTACGACGTCGAGTGCGCCGAGCAGCTGCTCCTCGGCCACGAGGGGCGGCTCGGTGAGCCCCGGTCCGCTGCGGCGGCCTTCGCCCGGCTGTGCGACGCGCCGGTGCCCCCCGACCCCCCGCCGCGCCCGGCCGAGCCCGGGTCCCAGTCCTCCCTCTTCGAACCGCCGTCCGGCACCACCGTGCCGTTCGACGCACTGCTCCGGGTCTACGCCGAGCAGCTGCGCCGCCACGACGCGGCCGAACACCCGGGGAGGATGCGGCTGCTCACGGCGGCCGAGTCGGCCGGCCTGCTGGTCGCCGCCGAGATGCACGGGACCGGCCTGCCCTGGCGGGCCGACGTGCACCGCGAAGTCCTGGACGAGCTGCTGGGCGAGCGGTATGCGGGCGGCGGCGAACCCCGCAGACTGGCCGAGGCGGCGGACGAGGTGTCGGCGGCGTTCGGCAGGCGGGTGCGCCCCGATCTGCCCGCCGACGTGGTGAAGGCCTTCGCCCAGGCCGGGGCGAAGGTGCGCTCGACCCGCCGGTGGGAGCTGGAGAAGGTCGACCACCCCGCGGTGGAACCCCTGATCCGTTACAAGAAGCTGTACCGCGTCTGGACGGCGCACGGCTGGAGCTGGCTGACGGACTGGGTGCGCGAGGGCCGCTTCCGGCCGGAGTACCAGCCGGGCGGCACGGTCAGCGGGCGCTGGACGACCAACGGCGGCGGGGCCCTCCAGATTCCCCGGGTGATCCGGCGGGCGGTCGTCGCCGACACGGGCTGGCGCCTGGTGGTGGCGGACGCCGACCAGATGGAGCCGCGCGTGCTCGCCGCGATCTCCCGCGACCGGGGCCTGATGGAGGTGGCCGGCCACGAGGGCGACCTGTACACGGCCCTGTCCGACCGGGCCTTCCACGGCGACCGTGACCACGCCAAGATCGCACTGCTCGGCGCCGTCTACGGGCAGACCTCCGGCGACGGTCTGAAGAACCTGGCGGCACTGCGGCGGAGATTCCCGCGCGCCGTCGCCTACGTCGACGAGGCGGCCCGGGCCGGGGAGGAGGGGCGTCTCGTCCGTACCTGGCTCGGCCGCACGAGCCCGCCCGCCGCCGGGGCCGGGGAGCACGAGGAGGCGGGCATCCCGCAGGAGTCCGGTCACCCCACGGCCGGGGGCAGCGCCGAGGAGTACGGAACCACCCCGGGCTACGCCTCCTCCGACTCCCGTGCCCGGGGCCGGTTCACACGTAACTTCGTCGTCCAGGGCAGCGCCGCGGACTGGGCGCTGCTGCTCCTCGCGGCACTCCGGCGGACGCTGACCGCCCAGCGGATGCGGGCCGAACTGGTGTTCTTCCAGCACGACGAGGTGATCGTGCACTGCCCTGCCGAGGAGGCACCGGCGGTGGTGGAGGCGATCCGGGCGGCCGGAGAGCTGGCGGGACTCACGGCGTTCGGTGAGACCCCCGTGCGGTTCCCGTTCACCACGGCGGTCGTCGAGCGGTACTCGGACGCCAAGTAG
- a CDS encoding dioxygenase family protein yields the protein MTERSAVPPEQSGGAPRTGSPEAGPGGRPISRKSLLRAAVAASAVPLVVGGGVALARDKGSGATAPLALTPTCDDGDDPTPEQMEGPYFKPNSPLRTSLVTSSTPGVPLTVSGYVFGRACKPVAGVLLDFWQADTNGAYDMTGFAFRGHQFTGADGSFSLTTIVPGLYPGRTRHIHVKAQAPGRPVLTTQLYFPNEPRNATDAIFDPALLMNVRSAGPGREGTFDFVLDVAQQPDPTVPPTDPPTDPPGSGSWAAGTTYRAGDRVTYGGDSYRCLQGHTAVVGWEPPLVPALWERG from the coding sequence ATGACCGAGAGATCAGCCGTGCCCCCGGAACAATCCGGCGGCGCCCCCCGCACCGGCTCGCCGGAAGCCGGTCCCGGCGGCCGTCCGATCAGCCGCAAGAGCCTCCTGCGGGCAGCCGTCGCCGCGAGCGCCGTACCCCTGGTCGTGGGCGGTGGCGTGGCGCTGGCCCGGGACAAGGGCTCAGGCGCCACCGCCCCCCTGGCACTGACGCCGACCTGCGACGACGGTGACGACCCGACCCCCGAACAGATGGAGGGCCCCTACTTCAAGCCCAACTCCCCACTGCGCACCAGCCTGGTGACGTCCTCGACGCCCGGCGTACCGCTGACCGTGAGCGGTTACGTCTTCGGCCGGGCCTGCAAGCCGGTCGCGGGCGTGCTCCTGGACTTCTGGCAGGCGGACACCAACGGCGCCTACGACATGACCGGGTTCGCCTTCCGCGGGCACCAGTTCACCGGCGCGGACGGCTCGTTCTCGCTGACGACGATCGTGCCGGGCCTGTACCCGGGCCGCACCCGGCACATCCATGTGAAGGCCCAGGCGCCCGGCCGGCCCGTGCTGACCACACAGCTGTACTTCCCGAACGAGCCGCGCAACGCCACGGACGCCATCTTCGACCCGGCGCTGCTGATGAACGTCCGTTCCGCGGGGCCGGGTCGCGAGGGCACCTTCGACTTCGTCCTCGACGTCGCCCAGCAGCCCGATCCCACCGTTCCGCCCACCGACCCGCCCACCGACCCTCCGGGCAGCGGCAGCTGGGCGGCCGGGACCACCTACCGCGCGGGGGACCGGGTGACCTACGGCGGCGATTCCTATCGCTGTCTCCAGGGGCACACGGCCGTCGTGGGGTGGGAGCCGCCGCTGGTCCCCGCGTTGTGGGAACGCGGGTAG
- a CDS encoding carbohydrate-binding protein — translation MERTMLRKRALAAATAVVAVGALGLAGLAGVASADPGGTASAAAADPVSPGLIKAMQRDLGLDADEAKDRIGNEYRAAAIAQGLEKSLGADFAGARLSGGKAVLTVATTDRADVAAITAAGARAEVVEHSLNRLDAAKAALDAVALKKAPKDVPSWYVDVSTNRLVVNAARTTAADSLIDAAGVSRDLVRVEHSTEQPRTYADLRGGDAYYMNGSGRCSIGFPVKRGAQDGFVSAGHCGTPGVSTSGVNQQAQGSFQGSTFPGRDYSWVAVNANWTPRALVNGYGNGDVTVAGSTEAVVGSSVCRSGSTTGWHCGTIQQHNTSVTYQEGTVSGVTRTNVCAEPGDSGGSFISGSQAQGVTSGGSGNCSQGGTTYYQPINPALSAYGLTLVTSGTPTDPPTDPPTGEPGGTWAAGTTYAAGAVVTYGGASYRCLQGHQAQPGWTPPNVPALWQQI, via the coding sequence GTGGAGAGAACCATGCTCCGCAAGCGCGCACTCGCCGCGGCCACCGCCGTCGTGGCCGTGGGCGCGCTCGGTCTCGCCGGTCTGGCCGGCGTCGCCTCCGCCGACCCGGGCGGCACGGCCTCCGCCGCGGCGGCCGACCCGGTCTCGCCGGGACTGATCAAGGCCATGCAGCGCGATCTCGGTCTGGACGCCGACGAGGCGAAGGACCGGATAGGCAACGAGTACCGTGCGGCGGCCATCGCCCAAGGGCTGGAGAAATCCCTCGGTGCCGACTTCGCCGGTGCCCGGCTGAGCGGTGGAAAGGCCGTCCTCACCGTCGCCACCACGGACCGCGCCGACGTCGCCGCGATCACCGCCGCGGGCGCGCGGGCCGAGGTCGTCGAGCACAGCCTGAACCGTCTGGACGCCGCGAAGGCGGCACTGGACGCGGTGGCCCTGAAGAAGGCGCCGAAGGACGTGCCCTCCTGGTACGTCGACGTGAGCACGAACCGCCTCGTCGTCAACGCCGCCCGCACCACCGCCGCGGACAGCCTCATCGACGCCGCCGGTGTCTCCCGTGACCTGGTGCGGGTCGAGCACTCCACCGAACAGCCCCGCACCTACGCCGATCTGCGCGGCGGCGACGCGTACTACATGAACGGCTCGGGCCGCTGTTCCATCGGTTTCCCGGTGAAGCGGGGCGCCCAGGACGGCTTCGTCAGCGCCGGCCACTGCGGCACCCCCGGCGTGAGCACCAGCGGCGTCAACCAGCAGGCGCAGGGCTCCTTCCAGGGCTCCACCTTCCCCGGCCGTGACTACTCCTGGGTCGCCGTCAACGCCAACTGGACGCCGCGCGCCCTGGTGAACGGGTACGGCAACGGCGACGTGACGGTCGCCGGCTCCACCGAGGCCGTCGTCGGCTCGTCCGTGTGCCGCTCCGGGTCGACCACCGGCTGGCACTGCGGCACGATCCAGCAGCACAACACCAGCGTGACGTACCAGGAGGGCACCGTCTCCGGCGTCACCCGCACCAACGTCTGCGCCGAACCCGGAGACTCCGGCGGCTCGTTCATCTCCGGAAGCCAGGCCCAGGGTGTCACCTCCGGCGGTTCCGGCAACTGCTCCCAGGGCGGCACGACGTACTACCAGCCCATCAACCCCGCGCTGTCGGCCTACGGACTGACGCTGGTCACCAGCGGTACGCCGACCGACCCGCCCACCGACCCGCCGACCGGTGAGCCGGGCGGTACCTGGGCCGCGGGCACGACCTACGCCGCCGGCGCCGTGGTGACGTACGGCGGGGCGAGCTACCGGTGCCTCCAAGGCCACCAGGCGCAGCCCGGCTGGACGCCGCCGAACGTTCCCGCGCTCTGGCAGCAGATCTGA
- a CDS encoding DUF2804 domain-containing protein — MATHEHEITGPVDLCLPDGTLNPAAVGWSRTPLHRANLRGWGRTKRWEYWCVTTPTHLVALTVSDLDFLALNTVYLLEYGPAGREFECTSIIPGGYGVRLPDTVAGTPGAPDLVVGPARPSGGKVRIEICDEPSGTRLRARCLTPDRLPFEVDLLVARPEGHESLSVVVPWSGRRFQYTSKHTALPAAGQVRIGTEITEFGGDEAAWAVLDHGRGRWPRTVDWNWGAASGRTDGHTVGLQFGGRWTVGTGSTENGLCVDGRLTKIGEELDWRWSASDPLAPWTIRTPSSDQVDLTFTPFHNRSAHTDAGLIANRTDQCFGHYDGHVRTDDGTEMAVEHLLGWAEDVHMRW; from the coding sequence ATGGCGACGCACGAGCACGAGATCACCGGGCCCGTCGACCTCTGTCTGCCCGACGGCACCCTGAATCCGGCGGCGGTCGGCTGGTCCCGGACCCCGCTGCACCGCGCCAATCTGCGTGGCTGGGGCCGGACCAAGCGATGGGAGTACTGGTGCGTGACGACGCCCACCCATCTGGTGGCACTGACGGTCAGCGATCTCGACTTCCTCGCGCTGAACACGGTGTACCTGCTGGAATACGGTCCGGCGGGGCGGGAGTTCGAATGCACCTCGATCATCCCGGGCGGCTACGGCGTACGGCTCCCCGACACCGTCGCCGGCACCCCGGGCGCCCCGGACCTGGTGGTCGGCCCCGCCCGCCCGTCCGGCGGCAAGGTCCGCATCGAGATCTGTGACGAGCCATCAGGCACTCGGTTGCGGGCCCGCTGCCTGACACCGGACCGGCTGCCGTTCGAGGTCGACCTCCTGGTCGCCCGTCCGGAGGGGCACGAGTCGCTGTCGGTCGTGGTGCCGTGGAGCGGGCGGCGCTTCCAGTACACCTCGAAGCACACCGCTCTCCCGGCCGCCGGGCAGGTCAGGATCGGTACCGAGATCACGGAGTTCGGCGGGGACGAGGCGGCGTGGGCGGTCCTGGACCACGGCCGGGGCCGCTGGCCGCGCACGGTCGACTGGAACTGGGGCGCCGCGTCCGGCCGCACGGACGGGCACACGGTGGGTCTCCAGTTCGGCGGGCGCTGGACAGTGGGGACCGGCTCCACCGAGAACGGCCTCTGCGTGGACGGCCGGCTCACCAAGATCGGCGAGGAGCTGGACTGGCGGTGGTCCGCCTCCGACCCGCTGGCCCCCTGGACCATCCGTACGCCCTCGTCCGACCAGGTGGACCTGACGTTCACGCCGTTCCACAACCGGTCCGCGCACACGGACGCCGGCCTGATCGCCAACCGCACCGACCAGTGTTTCGGCCACTACGACGGGCACGTACGGACCGACGACGGCACCGAGATGGCGGTGGAACACCTCCTGGGCTGGGCCGAGGACGTCCACATGCGCTGGTGA